A single Thermoleophilia bacterium DNA region contains:
- a CDS encoding ABC transporter substrate-binding protein, with translation MSDDQIRMEYGQRFIEGAQNVRMTRRQLLARASVLGLSLAASGSLLAACGEGGDPAASPSATGAPAPVKGGSLIGVIPPSLTDLDPVAMRDQGSIVLIMQLCEYLVDLDDTNALVPRLAESWTSSDDASVWTFHLRQGVSFTNGRPFEAADVVATFERLTDPESGSSALSVLTGVLSPGGSEAIDTHTVRFTLERPYVDFPYLICTSNYNAVMLPRDYAGDFVKSPVGTGPFVLKEYSAGQKCTMVRNPTYWGKDTAGSQLPYLDQITWMMVQDGSAANLQLQSGAVDFQPQVAFEDSQALLDDPNLRVDVYPSSGIREVAFNVTSHLWKDKRLRQAVACCLDREAINEVLYDGRSKIGYDTFWEPTVFAGSPPSLPRTQNYDRAKALLADAGRSTLDVKLTVADYLENLQLARLIRDQCRPAGVNIVIELMSYDTFYAGSGDGRDGASPWLDTELCIVEWGGRPTPGVYAQAMLLPTSTWSSSHWHDAEFVRTFGEYMATADAAERSELAAKLSAIQRDEAPILVAFYVSQLRAQQKNVYGIQGPGSFYCVMRESYRTA, from the coding sequence GTGTCCGACGACCAGATCCGCATGGAGTACGGGCAGCGCTTCATCGAAGGGGCACAGAACGTTCGCATGACGCGGCGCCAACTCCTTGCGCGCGCCTCCGTTCTTGGTCTTTCTCTTGCCGCTTCGGGTTCGCTTCTGGCTGCTTGTGGCGAAGGCGGGGATCCTGCCGCTTCGCCCTCGGCGACGGGCGCCCCGGCGCCGGTGAAGGGCGGCTCGCTCATCGGCGTCATCCCGCCGTCGCTCACCGATCTCGATCCTGTGGCGATGAGAGATCAAGGCAGCATCGTTCTCATCATGCAGCTCTGCGAGTACCTCGTCGATCTCGACGACACGAACGCATTGGTGCCGCGCCTCGCCGAGAGCTGGACGTCCAGCGATGATGCTTCGGTCTGGACCTTCCACCTGCGCCAGGGCGTGAGCTTCACCAACGGCCGCCCATTCGAGGCCGCCGACGTCGTCGCCACCTTTGAGCGCCTCACCGACCCCGAAAGCGGGTCCTCAGCGCTCTCCGTCCTCACCGGCGTCCTCTCGCCGGGTGGCAGCGAAGCGATCGACACGCACACCGTTCGCTTCACGCTCGAGCGGCCGTACGTCGACTTCCCCTACCTGATCTGCACGTCCAACTACAACGCCGTCATGCTGCCGCGCGACTACGCCGGCGACTTCGTCAAGAGCCCCGTGGGCACTGGTCCGTTCGTTCTCAAGGAGTACAGCGCTGGGCAGAAGTGCACGATGGTCAGGAATCCCACCTACTGGGGCAAGGATACGGCGGGCAGTCAGCTTCCCTACCTCGATCAGATCACTTGGATGATGGTGCAGGACGGGTCGGCGGCCAACCTGCAATTGCAGTCGGGCGCCGTCGACTTCCAGCCGCAAGTTGCCTTTGAGGATTCGCAGGCGTTGCTGGATGATCCCAACCTGCGTGTTGACGTCTATCCGTCGAGTGGTATTCGCGAGGTCGCCTTCAACGTCACCAGTCACTTGTGGAAGGACAAGCGCCTGCGTCAGGCCGTCGCCTGCTGCCTCGATCGCGAGGCGATCAACGAGGTCCTGTACGACGGCCGCAGCAAGATCGGCTACGACACCTTCTGGGAGCCGACGGTGTTTGCGGGTAGCCCACCGTCGCTGCCGCGCACACAGAACTACGACAGGGCCAAGGCTTTGCTGGCCGACGCCGGCAGATCGACGCTCGACGTCAAACTCACGGTCGCCGACTACCTCGAGAATCTGCAGCTCGCTCGGCTCATCCGGGATCAATGCCGGCCCGCCGGGGTCAACATCGTGATCGAACTGATGAGCTACGACACCTTCTACGCCGGCAGCGGTGACGGTCGCGATGGTGCCTCTCCCTGGCTCGACACCGAGCTGTGCATCGTCGAGTGGGGCGGCCGGCCGACACCGGGCGTCTACGCTCAGGCGATGCTCTTGCCCACGAGCACCTGGAGTTCCTCACATTGGCACGACGCGGAGTTCGTGCGCACCTTTGGCGAGTACATGGCGACCGCCGACGCGGCCGAGCGCAGCGAGTTGGCCGCGAAGCTCTCGGCGATTCAGCGGGACGAAGCACCAATCCTCGTCGCCTTCTACGTGAGCCAACTGCGGGCGCAGCAGAAGAACGTATATGGCATCCAGGGACCGGGCTCGTTCTACTGCGTTATGAGGGAGTCCTACAGAACCGCATAG
- a CDS encoding 3-isopropylmalate dehydratase small subunit, producing the protein MIFEGTVHTYGRDVDTDVIIPARYLNTNDPDELASHCMQDIDEDFIKRVQPGDIMVALENFGCGSSREHAPVAIKHAGVSVVVAASFARIFYRNAINTGLPIVVSPEAARAARTGDRLRVDLTAGTVENLTQGTSFTAEAFPPFMQELIDRGGLMPYVKSRLADEAAS; encoded by the coding sequence ATGATCTTCGAGGGCACTGTTCACACCTATGGCCGTGACGTCGACACCGATGTGATCATCCCGGCGCGGTACCTCAACACCAACGACCCGGACGAGCTCGCCTCCCACTGCATGCAGGATATCGACGAGGACTTCATCAAGCGTGTGCAGCCCGGCGACATCATGGTCGCGCTCGAGAACTTCGGTTGCGGCAGCTCGCGTGAACACGCGCCGGTGGCGATCAAGCACGCCGGCGTGAGCGTCGTCGTCGCCGCCTCGTTCGCGCGCATCTTCTACCGCAACGCGATCAACACCGGGTTGCCGATCGTGGTCTCGCCGGAGGCGGCGCGTGCGGCGCGCACCGGCGATCGCCTACGTGTCGATCTCACCGCCGGCACCGTCGAGAACCTCACGCAGGGCACGAGCTTCACTGCCGAGGCGTTCCCGCCGTTCATGCAGGAGCTCATCGACCGTGGTGGCCTGATGCCCTACGTCAAGTCGCGCCTCGCGGACGAAGCCGCGTCGTGA
- a CDS encoding branched-chain amino acid transaminase, protein MPIPVVDKIWMNGELVPWADAKVHVLTHALHYGSGVFEGIRCYDTVRGPAVFRLDEHMARLERSAKLYYMPVPYTREELSQATKDLIKANGLRACYIRPLVFRGYGEMGIFPLNAPVETIIAAWPWGAYLGDDAAQHGIRAKCSSVRALDNASLARAAKACGQYLNSILAKVEVNKAGYDEAIMLNERGHVAEGSGENIFAVRRGVLMTPPVSDGILEGITRETVIEIAASLGIPCTERTLTRSDLVISDELFCTGTAAELVPIREVDDHVIGEPGPVTRRIQEKFHAIVSGRDDEFAHYMEAVEG, encoded by the coding sequence ATGCCAATTCCCGTCGTGGACAAGATCTGGATGAACGGTGAGCTCGTGCCCTGGGCTGATGCCAAGGTCCACGTCCTCACGCACGCCCTGCACTACGGTTCGGGCGTCTTCGAGGGGATTCGCTGCTACGACACGGTCCGTGGTCCTGCCGTGTTTCGTCTTGACGAGCACATGGCCCGCCTCGAGCGGTCGGCGAAGCTCTACTACATGCCCGTGCCGTACACACGCGAGGAGCTGTCGCAGGCGACCAAGGACCTCATCAAGGCCAACGGCCTGCGCGCCTGCTACATCCGCCCGCTCGTCTTTCGCGGCTACGGCGAGATGGGCATCTTCCCGCTCAATGCGCCGGTCGAGACGATCATTGCCGCGTGGCCGTGGGGCGCCTACCTCGGCGACGACGCGGCGCAGCACGGCATTCGCGCCAAGTGCTCGAGCGTGCGCGCGCTCGACAATGCTTCGCTAGCGCGCGCCGCCAAGGCGTGCGGGCAGTATCTCAACAGCATCCTTGCCAAGGTCGAGGTGAACAAGGCCGGCTACGACGAGGCGATCATGCTCAACGAGCGCGGCCACGTGGCCGAAGGCTCGGGTGAGAACATCTTCGCCGTGCGTCGCGGCGTGCTCATGACGCCGCCGGTGAGCGACGGCATTCTCGAAGGCATCACCCGCGAGACGGTCATCGAGATCGCCGCCAGCCTGGGCATTCCGTGCACCGAGCGCACGCTCACGCGCAGCGATCTGGTCATCTCGGACGAGCTCTTCTGCACCGGCACGGCGGCCGAGCTCGTGCCGATCCGCGAGGTCGACGACCACGTGATCGGCGAGCCCGGCCCCGTCACGCGCCGCATCCAGGAGAAGTTCCACGCCATCGTCAGCGGCCGCGACGACGAGTTTGCCCACTACATGGAGGCCGTGGAGGGCTGA
- the cimA gene encoding citramalate synthase, translating into MGTSQQTTLTAVELYDTTLRDGMQQEGMSVSVDEKVRIALKLDELGVQFIEGGFPASNPKEIEFFRRMERERLINAELVAFGMTRRKGIAVDDDQNLRVLAESTAPLVAVVGKSWGLHVSKVLRASYDENLRMISESIEFLLRQGKRVVYDAEHFFDGYADDPDYALQTVKAAADAGAETICLCDTNGGTLPSAVDEAVRAVVAHVTARVGIHCHNDGDCAVANSLVAVAAGARQVQGTMNGYGERCGNANLCSIIPALKLKMGFPVLGDEQLARLSETAHFVADIANVAVWPHAPYVGRSAFAHKGGLHVAAVQQASQTFEHIDPTLVGNQQRVVISELSGKGAVLRKAQELGFDLANDDERVGAVLKALKDREHRGYHYEAAEASFELLLREELAPRSPLFHLESWRVITEKRAGGEAVVEATIKVHVNGDRIISTAEGNGPVNALDTALRLAIQRKYPDLDQISLVNYRVRILDENKGTGAATRVLLDASDGDESWGSIGVSQNIIEASWEALVDSIEYGMLRRRDA; encoded by the coding sequence ATGGGCACCTCGCAGCAGACCACGCTCACGGCGGTAGAGCTCTACGACACGACGCTGCGCGACGGCATGCAGCAAGAGGGCATGTCGGTCTCGGTCGACGAGAAGGTGCGCATCGCGCTCAAGCTCGACGAGCTCGGCGTGCAGTTCATCGAGGGCGGTTTTCCGGCCTCGAACCCCAAGGAGATCGAGTTCTTCCGCCGTATGGAACGCGAACGGCTCATCAACGCCGAGCTCGTTGCCTTCGGCATGACGCGGCGCAAGGGGATCGCCGTCGACGACGACCAGAACCTGCGTGTGCTCGCCGAGAGCACCGCGCCGCTGGTCGCCGTCGTCGGCAAGTCCTGGGGTCTGCACGTCAGCAAAGTACTGCGCGCCAGCTACGACGAGAACTTGCGCATGATCAGCGAATCGATCGAGTTCCTGCTGCGTCAGGGCAAGCGTGTGGTCTACGATGCCGAGCACTTCTTCGACGGCTACGCCGACGACCCGGACTACGCTCTGCAGACGGTGAAGGCGGCCGCCGACGCCGGCGCAGAGACGATCTGTCTCTGCGACACCAACGGCGGCACACTGCCCTCGGCGGTCGACGAGGCCGTACGTGCCGTGGTCGCCCACGTCACGGCTCGGGTCGGCATTCACTGTCACAACGACGGCGATTGCGCCGTCGCCAACAGTTTAGTCGCGGTGGCCGCCGGGGCGCGTCAGGTGCAGGGCACCATGAACGGCTACGGTGAACGGTGCGGCAACGCCAATCTCTGCTCCATCATCCCGGCGCTGAAGCTCAAGATGGGATTCCCCGTGCTCGGCGACGAGCAGCTGGCACGGCTCAGCGAGACGGCGCATTTCGTCGCCGATATCGCCAACGTCGCCGTGTGGCCGCATGCGCCATACGTCGGCCGCAGCGCCTTTGCACACAAGGGCGGTCTGCATGTGGCCGCCGTGCAGCAGGCATCGCAGACGTTCGAGCACATCGATCCGACCCTCGTCGGCAATCAGCAACGCGTTGTGATCAGTGAGCTCTCCGGCAAGGGCGCCGTGCTGCGCAAGGCTCAGGAGCTGGGCTTCGATCTGGCGAACGACGACGAACGCGTCGGCGCCGTGCTCAAGGCGCTCAAGGATCGCGAGCACCGAGGCTACCACTACGAAGCCGCCGAGGCTTCGTTCGAGCTGCTGTTGCGCGAGGAGCTGGCGCCGCGCAGTCCGCTCTTTCATCTCGAGAGCTGGCGCGTGATCACCGAGAAACGCGCCGGCGGCGAAGCTGTCGTCGAGGCGACGATCAAGGTGCACGTGAACGGCGATCGCATCATCAGCACGGCCGAGGGCAACGGCCCCGTGAACGCGCTCGATACGGCGCTACGCCTGGCGATCCAGCGTAAGTACCCCGATCTCGATCAGATCTCGCTGGTCAACTACCGTGTGCGCATTCTCGACGAGAACAAGGGCACCGGCGCCGCGACGCGCGTCCTGCTGGACGCGAGCGACGGCGACGAGAGCTGGGGCAGCATCGGCGTGAGCCAGAACATCATCGAGGCGAGCTGGGAGGCCCTGGTCGACTCGATCGAATACGGCATGCTGCGTCGCAGGGACGCATGA
- a CDS encoding fumarylacetoacetate hydrolase family protein, whose amino-acid sequence MMAADGSAAAPPLGALGRVAVRGEGGQTQGADRSTAAAARYCRAVAGGVELLDRPGWEAGARPLGEASLTDVQLLAPVVPGKVVAVGLNYRAHADELKMAVQAEPILFMKPRTAVIGPGAAIVLPARSMQVDYEAELVVVVGRRCKDVSPAAAADVVAGYTCGNDVTARDLQKLDGQWTRAKSFDTFCPLGPWIVPEAPSPQARVSARLDGVEVQYGFVADMIVSPLELLAFVSGVMTLEPGDVIMTGTPPGVGPLRSGQQVAVTVEGVGELLNPVA is encoded by the coding sequence ATGATGGCCGCGGACGGGTCCGCCGCCGCCCCCCCGTTGGGCGCGCTGGGGCGCGTCGCGGTTCGCGGCGAGGGCGGGCAGACGCAAGGCGCAGACCGCAGCACCGCCGCTGCGGCGCGCTACTGCCGCGCCGTTGCCGGCGGCGTCGAGCTGCTGGATCGGCCGGGCTGGGAGGCCGGCGCCCGGCCGCTGGGCGAGGCGTCGCTGACGGATGTGCAACTCCTCGCGCCTGTGGTGCCGGGCAAGGTCGTCGCCGTGGGCCTCAACTACAGGGCGCACGCCGACGAGCTCAAGATGGCCGTACAGGCCGAGCCCATCCTGTTCATGAAGCCGCGAACGGCGGTGATCGGGCCGGGCGCTGCCATCGTCCTCCCGGCCCGCTCTATGCAGGTCGACTACGAGGCGGAGCTGGTCGTGGTGGTGGGCCGGCGCTGCAAGGACGTCTCGCCGGCCGCAGCCGCCGATGTGGTCGCGGGCTACACCTGCGGCAACGACGTCACCGCTCGCGATCTGCAGAAGCTCGACGGCCAGTGGACACGCGCCAAGAGCTTCGACACCTTCTGCCCGCTGGGGCCGTGGATCGTGCCGGAGGCGCCGTCGCCACAGGCGCGCGTGAGCGCGCGCCTCGACGGCGTTGAGGTTCAATACGGGTTCGTCGCCGACATGATCGTCTCGCCGCTCGAGCTGCTTGCCTTCGTGAGCGGCGTAATGACCCTCGAACCGGGCGACGTGATCATGACCGGTACGCCGCCCGGCGTCGGTCCGTTGCGCAGCGGGCAGCAAGTTGCAGTCACCGTCGAGGGCGTCGGCGAGCTCCTCAACCCCGTCGCCTGA
- a CDS encoding 3-isopropylmalate dehydrogenase, with protein MGKTYKIAVLPGDGTGPEVVTEGLKVLEAAAAKHRFALDLTHYDFGGERYLRTGEILPPSAVEEFKGFDSIYLGAIGHPDVAPGILEKGLLLQLRFELDQYINLRPVRLYPGVDTPLKDKGPNEIDYVVVRENSGDMYAGGGGTMMKGTPHEVAVQNMLYSCAQVDRCLYWAFDYARKHGKKARGVGENNTLGLVGKTNVLTYVYDLWFRRFNEIGEEEYPDVKREYYHVDATCMWMVKSPEWFDVLVTGNMFGDIITDLGAITQGGMGVAAGGNINPEGVSMFEPIGGSAPKYTGLGVINPIAAIAAASMMLDSLGESQAAADVERAIAEVTGTKMKGMASGKMGYSTAEVGDLVAERV; from the coding sequence ATGGGGAAGACGTACAAGATCGCAGTGTTGCCGGGCGACGGCACGGGACCCGAGGTGGTCACTGAGGGACTCAAGGTCCTGGAGGCCGCCGCCGCCAAACACAGGTTCGCGCTCGATCTGACCCACTACGATTTCGGCGGCGAGCGCTACCTGCGCACCGGCGAGATCCTGCCGCCGTCGGCCGTGGAGGAGTTCAAGGGCTTCGACTCGATCTACCTGGGCGCCATCGGGCATCCGGATGTGGCGCCGGGCATCCTCGAGAAGGGTCTTCTGCTGCAGCTGCGCTTCGAGCTCGACCAATACATCAACCTGCGTCCTGTGCGGCTCTATCCCGGCGTCGACACGCCGCTCAAGGATAAGGGCCCGAACGAGATCGACTACGTCGTCGTCCGTGAGAACTCCGGCGACATGTACGCCGGCGGTGGCGGCACCATGATGAAGGGCACGCCGCACGAGGTCGCCGTGCAGAACATGCTGTACAGCTGCGCCCAGGTCGACCGCTGTCTGTACTGGGCGTTCGACTACGCCCGCAAGCACGGCAAGAAGGCGCGCGGCGTGGGTGAGAACAACACGCTCGGGCTGGTCGGTAAGACCAACGTACTCACGTACGTCTACGACCTGTGGTTCCGCCGTTTCAACGAGATCGGCGAGGAGGAGTACCCGGACGTCAAGCGCGAGTACTACCACGTCGACGCGACCTGCATGTGGATGGTGAAGAGCCCCGAGTGGTTTGACGTGCTGGTCACCGGCAACATGTTCGGCGATATCATCACCGATCTCGGCGCCATCACGCAGGGCGGCATGGGTGTCGCCGCCGGCGGTAACATCAACCCCGAGGGCGTGAGCATGTTCGAGCCCATCGGCGGCTCGGCGCCCAAGTACACCGGCCTCGGTGTCATCAACCCCATCGCCGCCATCGCCGCTGCGTCCATGATGCTCGACTCCTTGGGCGAGAGCCAGGCGGCCGCGGATGTGGAGCGGGCGATCGCCGAGGTCACCGGTACCAAGATGAAGGGCATGGCTTCCGGCAAGATGGGCTACTCGACCGCCGAGGTCGGCGACCTGGTCGCCGAGCGCGTCTAG
- a CDS encoding inositol monophosphatase family protein — protein sequence MTASPPPTGSSQARHAATAPTFSAAPDALRALLVLAREAARDAGRVHRDGAREALHVETKSTPTDLVSQIDREAERLIVERIRERRPYDGILAEEGALVKGTSGVRWVIDPLDGTTNYVYGYPAYAVSIAVEIDDRVRVGVVYESSADRLFEAIEGYGARGDGARLEVCARTELPRALIATGFSYEASQRRRQGEVIAGVLGRVRDIRRGGSAALDLCHVASGHVDAYWELGLAPWDYAAGALIAREAGAEVQVIEAPGWRGPAIVAAPQPLFAELLALLNEVDAFARP from the coding sequence ATGACCGCGTCACCGCCGCCCACCGGATCCAGCCAAGCGCGCCATGCCGCGACGGCGCCCACCTTCTCGGCGGCGCCGGACGCTCTGCGAGCACTTCTGGTGCTGGCCCGTGAAGCGGCGCGCGACGCCGGCCGAGTGCACAGGGACGGCGCTCGCGAGGCGCTGCATGTTGAGACCAAGTCGACGCCGACCGACCTCGTGAGCCAGATCGATCGTGAGGCGGAACGGTTGATCGTGGAGCGAATCCGCGAGCGGCGCCCATACGACGGCATCCTCGCCGAAGAGGGCGCCTTGGTGAAAGGCACGAGCGGCGTGCGCTGGGTGATAGATCCGCTCGACGGAACGACGAACTACGTGTACGGCTACCCCGCGTATGCCGTCTCGATCGCCGTCGAGATCGACGATCGGGTGCGCGTCGGCGTGGTCTACGAATCGAGCGCCGATCGCCTCTTTGAGGCGATCGAGGGCTACGGCGCTCGCGGCGACGGCGCGCGACTGGAGGTGTGCGCGCGCACGGAGCTACCTCGCGCGCTCATTGCCACCGGCTTCTCGTACGAGGCGTCCCAGCGCCGCCGTCAAGGGGAAGTCATCGCCGGTGTACTCGGACGCGTGCGCGACATCCGCCGCGGCGGCTCGGCGGCGCTCGACCTCTGCCACGTGGCGAGTGGACACGTCGACGCCTACTGGGAGCTCGGCCTGGCGCCGTGGGACTACGCCGCCGGCGCCCTCATCGCTCGCGAAGCCGGCGCCGAGGTGCAGGTGATAGAAGCGCCCGGGTGGCGCGGCCCTGCGATCGTCGCCGCGCCGCAGCCGCTCTTCGCCGAGCTGCTCGCACTCCTCAACGAGGTCGACGCCTTCGCGCGACCGTAG
- the leuC gene encoding 3-isopropylmalate dehydratase large subunit, with translation MGSTITEKILARAAGRDAAHAGDIIEARIDLALANDITAPLAIAEFEKAGFDKVFDPAKIALVPDHFTPNKDIKAAGQSKKVRDFARKYGIVNYFEVGRVGIEHVLLPDTGMVAPGDVVIGADSHTCTYGGLGAFSTGMGSTDFAAAMAWGRVWLRVPESVKFVYSGKVQPWVTGKDLILHTIGLIGVDGALYQAMEFTGEAIANLSMDERLSMCNMAIEAGGKSGIVAHDEKTAAYLASRPQGSHARTAGVVFASDADADYARVLEIDAAAVPLTVSKPHLPSNTAAAADLSDTKIDQVVIGSCTNGRLADLQQAAEILRGRKVHPDVRVIILPGTQEIFLAAAADGTMQALVEAGCAFSTPTCGPCLGGHMGILAEGERAVATTNRNFVGRMGHTGSEVYLAGPYVAAASALAGHIATPDMVGGAS, from the coding sequence ATGGGTTCAACGATCACGGAGAAGATCCTGGCCCGGGCCGCCGGGCGCGACGCAGCGCACGCCGGCGACATCATCGAGGCGCGGATCGACCTGGCGCTGGCCAACGACATCACCGCGCCGCTGGCGATTGCCGAGTTCGAGAAAGCCGGGTTCGACAAGGTCTTCGACCCGGCCAAGATCGCCCTCGTGCCCGATCACTTCACGCCCAACAAAGACATCAAGGCCGCCGGCCAGAGCAAGAAAGTGCGCGACTTCGCCCGCAAGTACGGGATCGTGAACTACTTCGAGGTCGGTCGTGTCGGCATCGAGCACGTGCTCCTGCCGGATACCGGCATGGTGGCGCCGGGCGACGTCGTCATCGGCGCCGACAGCCACACCTGCACGTACGGCGGCCTGGGCGCCTTCAGCACCGGCATGGGTAGCACCGACTTCGCCGCCGCCATGGCCTGGGGCCGTGTGTGGCTGCGGGTACCCGAGTCCGTTAAGTTCGTCTACTCGGGCAAGGTGCAGCCGTGGGTCACCGGTAAGGATCTGATTCTGCACACGATCGGCCTCATTGGCGTGGACGGCGCCCTCTACCAGGCGATGGAGTTCACCGGCGAGGCGATCGCGAACCTGTCGATGGACGAGCGCCTCAGCATGTGCAACATGGCCATCGAGGCCGGAGGCAAGAGCGGCATCGTTGCTCACGACGAGAAGACGGCCGCCTACCTGGCGTCGCGGCCGCAGGGCAGCCACGCGCGCACGGCCGGCGTCGTGTTCGCCAGCGACGCCGACGCCGACTACGCGCGCGTCCTCGAGATCGACGCCGCCGCCGTGCCGCTCACGGTGAGCAAGCCGCATCTGCCGTCCAACACGGCGGCAGCGGCCGATCTGAGCGACACGAAGATCGACCAGGTCGTGATCGGCAGCTGTACCAACGGCCGCCTCGCCGATCTCCAGCAGGCGGCGGAGATCCTGCGCGGCCGCAAAGTGCACCCGGATGTGCGCGTGATCATTCTGCCCGGTACGCAGGAGATCTTTCTCGCCGCCGCCGCCGACGGCACGATGCAGGCGCTGGTCGAGGCCGGTTGCGCCTTCAGCACGCCGACCTGCGGCCCATGTCTCGGTGGCCACATGGGCATCCTCGCCGAGGGCGAGCGTGCCGTGGCGACCACCAACCGCAACTTCGTCGGCCGCATGGGCCATACCGGCAGCGAGGTCTATCTCGCCGGTCCCTACGTGGCGGCGGCCTCGGCGCTGGCCGGGCATATCGCGACGCCGGACATGGTCGGGGGTGCGTCGTGA
- a CDS encoding 2-isopropylmalate synthase, with protein sequence MSTHRYINIFDTTLRDGEQAPGATLNKSEKLEIARQLARLGVDIIEAGFPIASPDDFDAVQQIATEIKGPRIAGLARAIEKDIRVCWDAVKVAETPRIHTFISTSPVQMKYQIKKTPEQVLADTRTMVSLAKELASTHAGADVEFSAMDASRSEPEFLAKVLGIAVECGATTINVPDTVGYAVPIEFGDFIRELYRLCPSLHDVCVSVHCHNDLGLATANSLAAVRAGATQVECAVNGIGERAGNTSMEEVVMALRTRGELFDCETGVDTREIARTSRLVSTLTGYVIQRNKAIVGRNAFAHESGIHQAGVLAEPSTFEIMTPADVGLTESDIVLGKHSGRHALRAKLAELGYHLSDEDLDDAFRRFKEIADKKKQVTVLDLEALVNEEIRERQDVYSLRSFVTQAGSTIIPTSQVEIDAHDEVLRGKSFSNGTVESVFKAIDDAVGIEGSLADYQVKAISAGKDSLAEVRVAVIVKDRSYNGQAVSYDVMEASAKAYVRAVNNAAAAGEV encoded by the coding sequence GTGAGCACTCATCGCTATATCAACATCTTCGATACCACCCTGCGCGACGGTGAACAGGCGCCCGGTGCGACGCTCAACAAGAGCGAGAAGCTCGAGATCGCGCGCCAGCTGGCGCGGCTGGGCGTCGACATCATCGAGGCAGGATTCCCGATCGCCTCGCCGGACGATTTCGACGCCGTGCAGCAGATTGCGACCGAGATCAAGGGCCCGCGCATCGCCGGTCTGGCGCGGGCCATCGAGAAAGACATCCGGGTCTGCTGGGACGCGGTCAAAGTCGCAGAGACACCGCGCATTCACACCTTCATCAGCACCAGCCCCGTGCAGATGAAATACCAGATCAAGAAGACGCCGGAACAGGTGCTCGCCGACACGCGCACCATGGTGAGTCTGGCGAAGGAGTTGGCGAGTACACACGCCGGCGCCGACGTCGAGTTCAGCGCCATGGACGCCAGTCGCTCGGAGCCCGAGTTTCTGGCGAAGGTGCTGGGCATCGCCGTCGAATGCGGTGCCACGACGATCAACGTGCCCGATACGGTCGGCTACGCCGTCCCCATCGAGTTCGGCGACTTCATCCGCGAGCTGTACCGGCTCTGCCCGTCGCTGCACGACGTCTGTGTGAGCGTGCACTGCCACAACGATCTCGGACTGGCGACGGCCAACTCGCTGGCCGCCGTGCGTGCCGGGGCGACACAGGTCGAGTGCGCCGTCAACGGCATCGGTGAGCGCGCCGGCAACACCTCGATGGAAGAGGTCGTGATGGCGCTGCGTACGCGCGGCGAGCTGTTCGACTGCGAGACCGGGGTCGACACCAGGGAGATCGCCCGCACGAGTCGCCTCGTCAGTACGCTGACGGGCTACGTGATTCAGCGCAACAAGGCAATCGTGGGTCGCAATGCCTTTGCCCACGAGAGCGGTATTCACCAGGCGGGCGTGCTCGCCGAGCCGAGCACCTTCGAGATCATGACGCCGGCCGACGTTGGCCTCACCGAGAGCGACATCGTTCTGGGCAAGCACTCCGGGCGTCACGCGCTGCGCGCCAAGCTGGCCGAGCTGGGCTACCACCTGAGCGACGAGGACCTGGACGACGCCTTCCGGCGCTTCAAGGAGATCGCCGACAAGAAGAAGCAAGTCACCGTGCTCGACCTCGAGGCGCTCGTCAACGAAGAGATTCGCGAGCGCCAGGATGTCTACTCGCTGCGCAGCTTCGTCACGCAGGCGGGCTCGACGATCATCCCGACGAGCCAGGTTGAGATCGACGCCCACGACGAGGTGCTGCGCGGCAAGAGCTTCAGCAACGGCACGGTCGAATCGGTGTTCAAGGCCATCGACGACGCCGTCGGCATCGAGGGCAGTCTGGCCGACTACCAGGTCAAGGCGATCTCGGCCGGCAAGGACTCGCTGGCCGAGGTGCGCGTCGCCGTCATCGTCAAGGATCGCTCGTACAACGGCCAAGCAGTCAGCTACGACGTCATGGAGGCGTCGGCCAAGGCATATGTCCGCGCGGTCAACAACGCCGCGGCAGCGGGGGAGGTCTGA